In Festucalex cinctus isolate MCC-2025b chromosome 21, RoL_Fcin_1.0, whole genome shotgun sequence, one genomic interval encodes:
- the eif2b2 gene encoding translation initiation factor eIF2B subunit beta translates to MPGGDKETELSERIEAFLSDLKRGGSGTGPLRGSAETARETTSLLRRITSQARWSSAGDLMEIIRKEGRRMVAAQPSETTVGNMIRRVLKIVREEYARSRGSSEELDQQESLHKLLTTGGLSEENFRQHFAPLKSNVIEAINELLTELDGTTDNISMQALEHIHSNEVIMTIGRSRTVEAFLKDAARKRKFHVIVAECAPFCQGHKMATSLSEAGIETSVIADAAIFAVISRVNKVIIGTQTVLANGGLRAVNGTHTLALAAKHHSTPLIVCTPMFKLSPQFPNEENSFHKFVSPHEVLPFTEGEILSKVNVHCPVFDYVPPELITLFISNFGGHAPSYIYRLMSELYHPEDHEL, encoded by the exons ATGCCGGGCGGGGATAAAGAAACGGAGCTGAGCGAGCGAATCGAGGCCTTTTTGTCCGACTTGAAGCGCGGCGGGAGCGGCACCGGACCTTTGCGGGGCTCCGCGGAGACAGCCCGAGAGACGACATCGTTGCTCCGGAGGATCACGTCGCAGGCTCGCTGGAGCAGCGCAG GCGACCTTATGGAAATCATCCGAAAGGAGGGCAGGCGGATGGTCGCTGCCCAACCATCAGAGACCACCGTCGGGAACATGATCAGACGTGTGCTCAAGATTGTCAGAGAGGAGTATGCAAG GTCGCGGGGCAGCAGCGAGGAGCTGGATCAGCAAGAGTCTCTCCACAAGCTGCTGACAACCGGAGGGCTCAGCGAGGAGAACTTCCGGCAGCATTTCGCTCCCCTCAAATCGAACGTCATCGAGGCCATCAACGAGCTGCTGACGGAGCTGG ATGGGACGACGGACAACATCTCCATGCAGGCACTGGAGCACATCCACTCCAACGAGGTCATCATGACCATCGGACGCTCTCGCACCGTGGAGGCCTTCCTCAAGGACGCCGCGCGCAAGCGCAAGTTCCACGTCATTGTCGCCGAGTGTGCGCCCTTCTGCCAG GGACACAAGATGGCCACCAGTCTGTCAGAAGCTGGCATTGAAACGTCGGTGATCGCCGATGCCGCCATATTCGCCGTCATCTCTCGCGTCAATAAG GTGATCATCGGGACGCAGACGGTCCTCGCCAACGGAGGCCTGAGGGCCGTCAACGGGACGCACACGCTGGCCCTGGCGGCCAAGCACCATTCCACGCCGCTCATCGTCTGCACGCCCATGTTCAAGCTCTCGCCTCAG TTCCCAAACGAGGAGAACTCCTTCCATAAGTTTGTCTCCCCGCACGAAGTGCTTCCATTCACTGAAG GGGAGATCCTGTCCAAGGTGAACGTGCACTGTCCCGTGTTTGACTACGTCCCGCCCGAGCTCATCACGCTCTTCATCTCCAACTTCGGCGGCCACGCGCCCTCGTACATCTACCGCCTCATGAGCGAGCTCTACCATCCCGAGGATCACGAATTGTAA